The Plutella xylostella chromosome 9, ilPluXylo3.1, whole genome shotgun sequence genome has a segment encoding these proteins:
- the LOC105396217 gene encoding uncharacterized protein LOC105396217, translated as MNTVRALLFAFLLCVVSVSGRHHGSDAGEVGAREEPAEAGRRAREGHLRRRRKRWQAGFGGYEYHQPAIPFYENERRDHYNQQDLQLQIFRLLDELTAYVRRPPPPPQPIYIPYPVPYAIPQTCQCGPSGNNSAVPGLPNRFPEMADPNQNWGQVAVDSDSDEKYDRPISFVPITPDPLDQVPFATSAPASRPLAVPAKNPGACDAAVVSCCRPNYSPEKQLQCFRSLRCGASFTQNSCSGKSVKSVLELFAKAYAPVDQNL; from the exons ATGAACACCGTTCGGGCGCTGCTTTTTGCGTTCCTTTTGTGTGTGGTGTCGGTGAGCGGGCGGCACCACGGGTCAGACGCGGGGGAGGTGGGCGCGCGGGAGGAGCCCGCGGAGGCGGGAAGGAGGGCGCGGGAGGGGCacctgcgccgccgccggaaGCGCTGGCAGGCCGGCTTCGGCGGCTACGAGTACCACCAACCAGCCATCCCGTTTTATGAAAACGAGAGGCGAGATCACTACAACCAGCAAGACCTGCAGCTGCAGATCTTCAGACTGCTCGATGAGCTGACAGCGTATgtgcgccgcccgccgccaccgcctCAGCCCATCTACATCCCCTACCCCGTCCCCTATGCCATCCCCCAGACCTGTCAGTGCGGGCCCAGCGGGAACAACTCCGCCGTGCCCGGACTGCCCAACAGGTTCCCCGAAATGGCTGACCCCAACCAGAACTGGGGTCAAGTAGCGGTGGACAGCGACAGTGATGAGAAGTACGACCGACCCATCAGCTTCGTGCCCATCACACCGGACCCACTTGACCAG GTTCCGTTCGCGACCTCCGCCCCGGCCAGCCGGCCGCTCGCTGTCCCGGCCAAGAACCCTGGGGCCTGCGACGCGGCCGTGGTCTCCTGCTGCAGACCCAACTACTCCCCGGAGAAGCAGCTGCAGTGCTTCAGGTCCCTCCGCTGCGGCGCCAGCTTCACCCAGAACTCTTGCTCGGGCAAATCAGTCAAATCTGTCCTGGAATTATTTGCCAAAGCGTACGCACCTGTTGATCAAAACCTCTAA
- the LOC125488945 gene encoding uncharacterized protein LOC125488945 codes for MTKLPCVLLACMSLLTVNAKPSQNIIADTTTLQDIKHVASLASADDLRADTDQSPRQKRGFNFYDFPPIPNQARDSFEQQEDTVLEIYRKLKDISSIVRNPTVQAPPQFIPVYIPVLFVPVPCSCGGQNGQNGGANGTTQSGTENVTTQSGKDNVTTQSPPRNDTTPMFSITDNEDDDDTIMRPISFKPIQPDEPSNRPAPPVERGNALGGAK; via the coding sequence ATGACTAAACTCCCGTGTGTGCTGCTGGCGTGCATGTCGCTGCTGACGGTCAATGCGAAACCGAGCCAAAACATCATCGCAGATACCACAACACTTCAAGATATCAAACATGTTGCGTCATTAGCATCAGCTGACGACCTTAGAGCGGACACAGATCAGAGTCCAAGACAAAAGCGAGGTTTTAACTTTTACGACTTCCCGCCAATCCCTAATCAAGCGAGGGATTCTTTCGAGCAGCAAGAAGATACAGTTCTAGAAATTTACAGAAAACTGAAGGACATCTCTAGCATTGTCAGAAATCCAACTGTACAGGCTCCACCACAGTTCATCCCGGTCTACATTCCAGTTCTATTCGTCCCTGTACCTTGCAGTTGTGGCGGTCAAAACGGGCAAAACGGCGGAGCAAATGGCACCACACAATCAGGCACAGAAAATGTCACCACACAATCAGGCAAAGACAATGTCACCACACAATCACCGCCAAGGAATGACACCACCCCGATGTTCAGTATCACAGATAACGAGGACGATGATGATACTATAATGAGGCCGATATCCTTCAAGCCTATTCAGCCGGATGAGCCCTCGAACAGACCAGCACCACCGGTAGAACGAGGAAATGCTCTAGGGGGagcaaaataa